The Borreliella andersonii genome has a segment encoding these proteins:
- a CDS encoding AMP-binding protein, whose protein sequence is MSIAKAFFEVADQQKDKIAQIYKVCNGYAHVTYGDLKNNVLKLASFLKSINVKHQDKIFICSENRAEWTVIDFAILSLGAVDIPKGSDVTLFEAEIIFNSVLPSVVILENLNLLDMFVQIKFTVKPIFIIIENLNQEDKLRYSDFEIYTYSDCISFGDNLRKDSEIIEIAGKVDSNDMATIIYTSGTTGHPKGVMLSHANLLYQVSSFSLMVDTQVGQVFMCILPIWHSFQRSFSYNIFLKGMTCLFSTIVPRAMLDDIKNINPHYIAAVPRLWIAIRQNIYKEVSKKPFISRMIFHFFVKSAFLSDICYRAAMGLYPDNGFSLFFPIKKILGIFGLICLFPFKILGNTLIFNKINKILGNNFVVGITGGGSMPVSAARFFNSIGIELANAYGLTETSPGVASNKHKKVIIGTCGKILPGTVAEIRDADGNRLKKPGKGILFVKGPQVMLGYYKDKEATCRIIGSDGFLNTGDIAKLSKDNVVQIIGREKDTIVLNNGENVEPAPIEVKLEESVLIEKAVVVGQDQKFLGALILPNFEEINKYLESIGQKIFDANNRHQIIANNIVLKAINDEIKKLINKANGFKPFEQILKFALLEKPFEVGKEMSIKMDIKRSYILNFYKNEIKNLFI, encoded by the coding sequence ATGTCAATAGCAAAGGCATTCTTTGAGGTGGCTGATCAACAAAAAGATAAAATTGCTCAAATATATAAAGTTTGCAATGGATATGCTCATGTTACTTATGGCGACTTAAAAAACAATGTTTTAAAGCTTGCTTCCTTTTTAAAGTCAATCAATGTTAAGCATCAAGATAAAATATTTATTTGCTCTGAGAATAGGGCTGAGTGGACCGTGATAGATTTTGCAATTTTATCATTGGGTGCCGTTGATATCCCAAAGGGCTCTGATGTCACTCTTTTTGAAGCTGAGATTATTTTTAATTCCGTTCTTCCAAGTGTGGTTATTTTAGAAAATTTAAATCTTCTTGATATGTTTGTTCAAATTAAATTTACAGTAAAGCCAATATTTATTATTATTGAAAATTTAAACCAAGAAGATAAATTAAGATATAGTGATTTTGAAATTTATACTTATAGCGATTGTATTTCATTTGGAGACAACTTAAGAAAAGATTCAGAAATTATTGAGATTGCGGGTAAAGTTGATTCTAATGATATGGCAACAATAATATATACTTCTGGAACAACAGGTCATCCAAAGGGGGTAATGCTCAGCCATGCTAACTTACTTTATCAGGTTTCTAGTTTTAGTTTAATGGTTGATACGCAAGTGGGACAAGTATTTATGTGTATTTTACCAATTTGGCATTCCTTTCAAAGATCTTTTTCTTACAATATTTTTCTTAAGGGTATGACTTGTTTGTTTTCTACCATTGTTCCAAGGGCAATGCTTGATGATATTAAAAATATTAATCCTCATTATATTGCGGCTGTTCCTAGGCTTTGGATTGCAATAAGACAAAATATTTACAAAGAAGTTTCTAAGAAGCCGTTTATTTCTAGAATGATTTTTCATTTTTTTGTAAAATCGGCATTTCTTAGTGATATTTGCTATAGGGCAGCAATGGGGCTTTATCCGGACAATGGGTTTAGTTTATTTTTTCCTATAAAGAAAATTTTAGGAATATTTGGATTAATCTGCTTATTCCCTTTTAAGATTTTGGGGAATACTTTAATTTTTAATAAAATAAATAAGATTTTGGGCAATAATTTTGTTGTTGGAATTACTGGTGGTGGGAGTATGCCGGTGTCTGCTGCTAGATTTTTTAATTCAATTGGCATTGAACTTGCCAATGCTTATGGATTGACAGAAACTTCACCTGGAGTGGCTTCTAATAAGCATAAAAAAGTGATTATTGGAACTTGTGGTAAAATTTTACCTGGTACTGTTGCTGAGATCAGAGATGCTGATGGAAATAGACTTAAAAAGCCTGGGAAGGGAATTTTGTTTGTAAAAGGGCCTCAGGTAATGCTTGGATATTACAAGGATAAAGAAGCAACTTGTAGGATTATTGGTTCTGATGGGTTTTTAAACACGGGTGACATTGCAAAATTATCTAAGGATAATGTTGTTCAAATTATTGGTCGAGAAAAAGATACAATTGTTTTGAATAATGGAGAGAATGTTGAGCCTGCTCCAATTGAGGTTAAGCTTGAAGAATCAGTATTAATAGAAAAGGCGGTTGTTGTAGGGCAAGATCAAAAATTCTTAGGCGCTCTTATTCTTCCAAATTTTGAAGAAATAAATAAATATTTAGAAAGTATTGGGCAAAAAATTTTTGATGCTAATAATAGACATCAAATTATTGCAAATAATATTGTTCTTAAGGCCATAAATGATGAAATAAAAAAATTAATTAATAAAGCTAATGGATTTAAGCCTTTTGAGCAGATATTGAAGTTTGCTCTTTTAGAAAAACCATTTGAAGTTGGTAAAGAAATGTCGATTAAAATGGACATTAAGCGAAGCTATATTTTAAATTTTTATAAAAATGAAATTAAAAATTTATTTATTTAA